The following proteins are co-located in the Eleginops maclovinus isolate JMC-PN-2008 ecotype Puerto Natales chromosome 1, JC_Emac_rtc_rv5, whole genome shotgun sequence genome:
- the LOC134863560 gene encoding monocarboxylate transporter 1-like gives MPPATGGPVGYDPPEGGWGWAVVAGAFISIGFSYAFPKSITVFFKEIEVIFDATPSQVSWISSIMLAVMYAGGPISSILVNKFGSRPIILVGGCLASSGLIAASFCNTVEQLYFCIGVIGGLGLAFNLNPALTMIGKYFYKRRPIANGIAMAGSPVFLSTLAPLNSWLYDQFGWRGSFLILGGLLLNCCVAGSLMRPLAPSPQKAMADAEASEVKAVEPVAPLQKKSVLQTINSFIDLTLFKHRGFLLYLMGNVVMFFGLFAPLVFLSNYAKSKDISKEKAAFLLSVLAFVDMFARPSMGMLANTKWVRPRIQYFFAAAVLYNGVCHVLAPLSVDYTGFVVYAIFFGFAFGWLSSVLFETLMDLVGAQRFSSAVGLVTIVECGPVLLGPPLTGSFYNYYNHYDYTYISSGIILIVASVMLFVGMTINYRMLAREKKEEERREREEPKEELTAMLAPPSPSKSDEEAEKKTPEAVALENVSRMDEDTV, from the exons ATGCCTCCAGCGACGGGTGGGCCCGTGGGCTACGACCCTCCTGAAGGCGGCTGGGGCTGGGCGGTGGTGGCGGGCGCCTTCATCTCCATCGGCTTCTCCTACGCCTTCCCCAAATCCATCACGGTGTTCTTCAAAGAGATCGAGGTCATCTTCGACGCCACGCCCAGCCAGGTGTCATGGATCTCCTCCATCATGCTGGCTGTCATGTACGCTGGAG GTCCAATCAGCAGCATCCTGGTGAACAAATTTGGCAGCCGACCAATCATCTTAGTGGGAGGCTGTCTGGCCAGCAGCGGCCTCATTGCCGCCTCATTCTGCAACACCGTGGAGCAGCTGTACTTCTGCATAGGAGTCATAGGAG gtCTGGGTTTAGCTTTTAACTTGAACCCGGCCCTCACTATGATCGGTAAATACTTCTACAAGCGCCGTCCCATCGCCAACGGCATCGCCATGGCGGGCAGCCCGGTGTTCCTCTCCACGCTCGCCCCGCTCAACTCCTGGCTGTACGACCAGTTCGGCTGGAGAGGCAGCTTCCTCATCCTCGGAGGACTGCTGCTCAACTGCTGCGTGGCCGGCTCCCTCATGCGGCCCCTCGCTCCCTCGCCCCAAAAAGCGATGGCCGACGCGGAGGCCAGCGAGGTCAAAGCGGTGGAACCAGTGGCGCCGCTGCAGAAGAAGAGCGTCCTGCAGACCATCAACTCCTTCATCGACCTGACGCTGTTCAAGCACCGCGGCTTCCTGCTCTACCTCATGGGAAACGTGGTGATGTTCTTCGGCCTCTTCGCGCCGCTCGTCTTCCTCTCTAACTACGCCAAGAGTAAGGACATCAGCAAGGAGAAGGCGGCCTTCCTGCTGTCCGTGCTGGCCTTCGTGGACATGTTCGCCCGGCCCTCCATGGGCATGCTGGCCAACACCAAGTGGGTCCGGCCCAGGATTCAGTACTTCTTCGCCGCCGCCGTGCTCTACAACGGCGTGTGCCACGTGCTGGCGCCGCTGTCCGTGGACTACACCGGCTTCGTGGTGTACGCCATCTTCTTCGGGTTCGCTTTCGGCTGGCTGAGCTCCGTGCTGTTCGAGACACTGATGGATCTGGTGGGAGCGCAGAGGTTCTCCTCCGCCGTTGGGCTGGTCACCATCGTGGAGTGTGGGCCGGTGCTGCTCGGACCGCCGCTCACAG GAAGTTTCTATAACTACTACAACCACTACGACTACACCTACATCTCCTCCGGCATCATCCTCATCGTCGCCAGTGTGATGCTCTTCGTAGGAATGACCATCAACTACCGCATGCTGGCAcgagagaagaaagaggaggagaggagagagagggaggagccTAAGGAGGAGCTCACCGCCATGTTGGCGCCTCCTTCTCCGTCAAAATCAGACGAGGAGGCGGAGAAAAAAACACCGGAGGCCGTCGCGCTGGAAAACGTGTCCAGGATGGACGAGGACACGGTGTAG